From Mus musculus strain C57BL/6J chromosome 8, GRCm38.p6 C57BL/6J, a single genomic window includes:
- the Lonrf1 gene encoding LON peptidase N-terminal domain and RING finger protein 1 produces MSSPAVARASPGGNREASGGPRSRNGPWEVGGGGERLERAGAESGRWELLLRRGELLALGGHLKGALEAFAAALRRGAPARPERLGSLVDCLVFSYRLRHGLRWSAAPAAGAAGLLSCLSCRGFLSEPVTVPCGHSYCRRCLRRELRARCRLCRDRLPPAAAASEGTPRPPPLAAAIADFRTSVVLNHLAEKWFPGQRERARAAGRLGELLHEGRYREALAAACDALRAEPSDLTLKIYRAESYAGLQEFKAALEDLNAVLFQLPNWPEVYFRKGKVLQDAGFLGDALQLFLQCLALDEDFAPAKLQVEKILCDLLSPENVREGLKESSWSSLPCIKSKPLGFPSVMEQPHSPAELGLKQPEERVEDAPEPVKGSLSRAQSAQAISAAAVPAREDGLKRVCSEPLLSAQGKGVLLKRKLSLLEQDVLINEDGRSKLKKQSESPSEDCMFSIAYGDIPEELIDVSDFECSLCMRLFFEPVTTPCGHSFCKNCLERCLDHAPYCPLCKESLKEYLADRRYCVTQLLEELIVKYLPDELSERKKIYDEETAELSHLTKNVPIFVCTMAYPTVPCPLHVFEPRYRLMIRRSIQTGTKQFGMCVSDTQNSFADYGCMLQIRNVHFLPDGRSVVDTVGGKRFRVLKRGMKDGYCTADIEYLEDVKIENGDEIRSLRELHDSVYSQACSWFQNLRDRFRSQILQHFGSMPEREENLQATPNGPAWCWWLLAVLPVDPRYQLSVLSMKSLEERLTKIQHILTYFSRDQSK; encoded by the exons ATGTCTTCTCCGGCCGTGGCGAGGGCGTCCCCGGGCGGGAATCGGGAGGCGTCCGGCGGACCGCGGAGCCGGAACGGGCCGTGGGAAGTGGGCGGCGGCGGCGAGCGGTTGGAGCGCGCGGGCGCGGAGTCGGGGCGCTGGGAGCTTCTGCTCCGCCGCGGAGAGCTGCTGGCGCTGGGCGGCCACCTGAAGGGAGCGCTGGAGGCGTTCGCGGCTGCGCTGCGCCGCGGGGCCCCGGCCAGGCCCGAGCGCCTCGGGTCGCTAGTGGACTGCCTGGTGTTCAGCTACCGGCTCCGCCACGGGCTGCGCTGGAGCGCGGCACCCGCGGCGGGCGCGGCCGGGCTGCTCAGCTGCCTGAGCTGCCGGGGCTTCCTAAGCGAGCCGGTGACCGTGCCGTGCGGCCACAGCTACTGCCGCCGTTGCCTACGGAGGGAGCTGCGCGCCCGCTGCCGCCTGTGCCGGGACCGCCTGCcacccgccgccgccgcctcggaGGGGACCCCGCGGCCGCCGCCCCTGGCCGCCGCCATCGCCGACTTCCGAACCAGCGTCGTGCTCAACCACCTGGCGGAGAAGTGGTTCCCGGGCCAGCGCGAGCGCGCGCGGGCGGCCGGCCGCCTCGGGGAACTGCTGCACGAAGGGCGCTACCGGGAGGCCCTGGCCGCCGCCTGCGACGCCCTGCGAGCAG AGCCCAGCGACCTGACTCTCAAAATCTACAGAGCGGAGTCGTACGCCGGCCTGCAGGAGTTTAAGGCGGCCCTAGAGGATCTGAACGCAGTTCTCTTTCAGCTTCCCAACTGGCCCGAG GTCTACTTCAGGAAAGGGAAGGTCCTCCAGGATGCCGGCTTTCTAGGCGATGCCTTACAGCTCTTTCTTCAGTGCTTAGCCCTCGATGAAGACTTCGCGCCCGCAAAGCTACAAGTAGAAAAG ATTCTGTGTGACTTACTGTCACCTGAAAATGTAAGGGAAGGCCTGAAGGAGTCTTCCTGGAGTTCGTTACCGTGCATTAAGAGCAAACCTCTTGGTTTTCCATCAGTAATGGAGCAGCCACACTCCCCTGCTGAGCTTGGCCTGAAGCAG CCTGAAGAACGAGTGGAGGATGCCCCAGAGCCTGTCAAAGGAAGCTTAAGCCGCGCCCAGTCAGCACAAGCCATCAGTGCAGCGGCAGTGCCTGCCAGGGAGGACGGTTTAAAGCGCGTGTGCTCAGAACCCTTACTGTCCGCCCAGGGAAAGGGGGTCCTGCTCAAACGAAAGCTGTCTCTCTTAGAACAGGACGTGCTTATTAACGAAGACGGGAGGAGTAAGCTCAAAAAGCAAAGCG AATCTCCCAGTGAAGACTGTATGTTTTCAATAGCTTATGGCGACATCCCAGAAGAACTAATCGACGTCTCAGACTTTGAGTGTTCTCTCTGTATGAG GTTGTTTTTTGAGCCAGTAACAACCCCTTGTGGACACTCATTCTGTAAGAATTGTCTTGAGCGTTGTTTAGATCATGCGCCATATTGTCCCCTCTGCAAAGAAAGCTTAAAAGAG TATCTAGCAGACAGGAGGTACTGTGTCACCCAGCTGCTGGAGGAGTTAATAGTGAAATACCTGCCAGATGAGCTGTCCGAGAGGAAGAAAATCTATGATGAAGAAACTGCTGAGCTCTCACA CTTGACCAAGAATGTCCCAATATTCGTTTGCACTATGGCCTACCCCACTGTGCCTTGCCCACTCCATGTGTTCGAGCCCAGATACAGGCTCATGATCCGAAGGAGTATCCAAACTGGAACCAAGCAGTTCGGGATGTGCGTCAGTGATACACAAAACAG TTTTGCAGATTATGGTTGTATGCTACAAATCCGAAACGTGCATTTCTTACCTGACGGAAGGTCTGTTGTTGACACAGTTGGAGGGAAGCGGTTCAGAGTTCTAAAAAGAGGAATGAAAGATGGATATTGCACTGCAGACATTGAGTATCTAGAAGATGTTAAG ATTGAGAATGGAGATGAAATAAGGAGCCTGCGAGAGCTCCATGACTCGGTGTACTCGCAAGCCTGCAGCTGGTTTCAGAATTTAAGGGACAGATTTCGAAGCCAAATCCTTCAGCACTTTGGATCAATgcctgagagagaagaaaacctcCAG GCAACACCCAATGGACCTGCATGGTGTTGGTGGCTGCTGGCAGTCCTCCCTGTCGACCCGAGATATCAGCTCTCCGTACTGTCCATGAAGTCTTTGGAGGAACGGTTGACGAAGATACAGCATATTCTGACATACTTTTCTAGAGACCAGTCTAAGTAA